The following coding sequences are from one Aliarcobacter skirrowii CCUG 10374 window:
- a CDS encoding 3'-5' exonuclease, with amino-acid sequence MFRNISNYFNKKNLKDKKYSFLFDKPLKNEYICFDCETTGLDPQIDDIISIGAVIIKDNTIVSSKKFVRYIKPKNSSLDEKSIKIHHIRECDLKNGCEIEDVILDFLEFIGNRTLVGYFLDFDKNMINKYLKPLLGITLPNRSIEVSEIYHDFKIELIPQSFIDLKFKTIVNDLDIPEFGNHDSYNDAIMTAMIFLKLKNHPNVKIK; translated from the coding sequence ATGTTTAGAAATATTTCAAACTACTTTAATAAAAAAAATTTAAAAGATAAAAAATATAGTTTTTTATTTGATAAACCTTTAAAAAATGAGTATATTTGTTTTGATTGTGAAACAACAGGATTAGATCCACAAATTGATGATATTATCTCTATTGGTGCTGTAATTATAAAAGATAATACAATAGTTTCAAGTAAAAAGTTTGTAAGATATATTAAACCTAAAAATAGCTCTTTAGATGAAAAATCAATCAAAATACACCATATAAGAGAGTGTGATTTAAAAAATGGATGTGAAATAGAGGATGTGATTTTAGATTTTTTAGAGTTTATAGGAAATAGGACTTTAGTTGGATATTTTTTAGATTTTGACAAAAATATGATAAATAAATACCTAAAACCACTATTGGGAATAACTCTACCAAATAGAAGTATAGAGGTATCTGAGATTTATCACGATTTTAAAATTGAGTTAATCCCTCAAAGCTTTATAGATTTAAAATTTAAAACTATAGTAAATGATTTAGATATTCCAGAATTTGGAAATCATGACTCTTATAATGATGCAATAATGACTGCAATGATATTTTTAAAACTAAAAAATCATCCAAATGTAAAAATAAAATAG
- a CDS encoding cation diffusion facilitator family transporter, whose protein sequence is MNLSKFKSEKEILKLSIFTTIFLAILGLIFGLLASSATIIFDSIYGMIDALMTILALVVAKLITASTSKDIISNRLEKHFTMGFWHLEPIVLGVNGILLIGASIYAFINAIDSILLGGREIIFSYAIIITAISIVVEITLGVFIRKANKDINSEFLKLDSISWLISASMSFAYLIAFGFGYFVKEGELSWITPFIDPFILIFVSILVIPMPFKTVKQALADILLVTPSSLKNHVDIVAKNIVNKYAFDSFRAYVARVGRGRQIELYFIVPKSWPAKKLEEWDMLRDEIEKDLGKEDPNLWLTIVFTTDFEWAE, encoded by the coding sequence ATGAATTTATCAAAATTTAAATCAGAAAAAGAGATACTAAAACTCTCTATATTTACCACAATTTTTTTAGCAATTCTTGGTTTGATTTTTGGTCTGCTAGCTAGTTCTGCAACTATTATTTTTGATAGTATTTATGGAATGATAGATGCTTTAATGACTATTTTAGCACTTGTTGTTGCAAAATTAATTACAGCTTCAACTTCAAAAGATATTATCTCAAATAGACTTGAAAAACATTTTACAATGGGCTTTTGGCACCTTGAACCAATTGTTTTAGGAGTAAATGGAATACTTTTAATAGGTGCTTCAATTTATGCTTTTATAAATGCAATTGATAGTATTTTACTTGGAGGAAGAGAGATAATCTTTTCTTATGCAATTATTATAACTGCTATTTCTATTGTAGTTGAGATTACTTTGGGAGTTTTTATAAGAAAAGCAAATAAAGATATTAATTCAGAATTTTTAAAATTAGACTCTATTAGTTGGTTGATTTCAGCTTCCATGTCTTTTGCTTATCTTATAGCTTTTGGTTTTGGGTACTTTGTAAAAGAGGGAGAACTCTCTTGGATTACACCATTTATTGACCCTTTTATTCTAATTTTTGTATCAATTTTAGTAATTCCAATGCCTTTTAAAACTGTTAAACAAGCACTTGCAGATATTTTGCTTGTAACTCCATCTTCTTTAAAAAATCATGTTGATATTGTTGCAAAAAATATTGTAAATAAATATGCCTTTGACTCTTTTAGAGCCTATGTTGCAAGAGTTGGAAGAGGAAGACAGATTGAACTTTATTTTATAGTTCCAAAAAGTTGGCCAGCAAAAAAACTTGAAGAGTGGGATATGCTTCGTGATGAGATAGAGAAAGATTTAGGAAAAGAGGATCCAAATCTTTGGCTTACAATAGTTTTCACAACTGATTTTGAGTGGGCAGAATAA
- a CDS encoding DUF485 domain-containing protein: MDNKLVERIKANPKYHELVSKRSSFAIKLAIFVLVVYYGFVLTIAFNKEFFATKLSAEGVMTVAWPIAVTIIIIAFITTLIYVVRANGEFEDLEMSIKNDVKDIM, from the coding sequence ATGGATAACAAATTAGTAGAAAGGATTAAAGCTAATCCTAAATACCATGAACTTGTTTCAAAAAGAAGTTCTTTTGCTATTAAATTAGCTATTTTTGTGTTAGTAGTTTATTACGGTTTCGTTTTAACTATAGCATTCAACAAAGAGTTTTTTGCAACAAAACTTTCAGCTGAGGGTGTTATGACTGTTGCTTGGCCGATTGCAGTTACAATTATTATAATTGCATTTATTACAACACTAATTTATGTTGTAAGAGCGAATGGTGAGTTTGAAGACTTAGAAATGTCAATTAAAAATGATGTAAAGGATATTATGTAA
- a CDS encoding acetate/propionate family kinase, which translates to MLIFVLNAGSSSLKYQLIDIKSKELKASGLVERIGIDGILKHEIGENKKITFELPIPTHKEAIELVLRILTNDETKVINSIDEIKAIGHRVVHGGEYFKGSVIVDDEVIRKIEELIPLAPLHNPANILGVKICQELMPKVPNVVTFDTAFHQTMPMENFLYAVPYADYTEHHLRKYGFHGTSHYYVSQEAIKLLNKKDSKVIVCHLGNGSSVCAVKDGKSISTSMGLTPLEGLVMGTRSGDIDAGVIPYLMEKKGLSHTQILDYLNKKSGILGVSGVSSDLREVIKAANDGDKRSKIAITMLCDRIKKYLCSYAGLMHGVDAICFTAGIGENSDLIREKVCEGLEFMGIEIDKDKNSKREKGNKEINTKNSKTKIFVIPTNEELVIATDTYNLLKK; encoded by the coding sequence ATGTTGATTTTCGTTTTAAATGCAGGTTCTTCTTCACTAAAATATCAATTAATTGATATAAAGTCTAAAGAGCTAAAAGCTAGTGGTTTAGTTGAGAGAATCGGTATTGATGGGATTTTAAAACATGAAATTGGAGAGAATAAAAAAATTACTTTTGAACTTCCAATTCCTACACACAAAGAGGCAATTGAATTAGTTCTTAGAATTCTTACAAATGATGAGACAAAGGTTATAAACTCTATTGATGAGATAAAAGCTATTGGACACAGAGTTGTACATGGTGGAGAGTATTTTAAAGGCTCTGTTATTGTTGATGATGAAGTTATTAGAAAAATAGAGGAGTTAATTCCTCTAGCTCCTTTGCATAATCCTGCAAATATTTTGGGTGTAAAAATTTGTCAAGAGTTAATGCCAAAAGTTCCAAATGTAGTAACTTTTGACACAGCATTCCACCAAACAATGCCAATGGAAAACTTCTTATATGCAGTTCCTTATGCTGATTATACAGAGCATCACTTAAGAAAATATGGATTTCATGGAACAAGTCACTACTATGTATCACAAGAGGCTATTAAGCTTTTAAATAAAAAAGATAGCAAAGTTATCGTTTGTCATCTTGGAAATGGATCATCTGTTTGTGCTGTTAAAGATGGAAAATCAATTAGCACTTCTATGGGTCTTACTCCACTTGAAGGTTTAGTAATGGGTACAAGAAGTGGAGATATTGATGCTGGTGTTATTCCATATTTAATGGAAAAAAAAGGTCTATCTCACACACAAATTCTTGATTATTTAAATAAAAAATCAGGGATTCTTGGAGTTTCTGGAGTTAGTTCAGATTTAAGAGAGGTTATAAAAGCTGCTAATGATGGAGATAAAAGATCTAAAATAGCAATTACTATGTTATGTGATAGAATCAAAAAATATCTATGCTCTTATGCAGGACTTATGCATGGTGTTGATGCTATTTGTTTTACTGCTGGAATTGGAGAAAACTCTGATTTAATTAGAGAAAAGGTTTGTGAAGGTTTAGAGTTTATGGGAATTGAGATTGATAAAGATAAAAACTCAAAAAGAGAGAAAGGAAACAAAGAGATAAATACAAAAAACTCTAAAACAAAAATCTTTGTTATTCCTACAAATGAAGAACTTGTAATAGCAACTGATACTTATAATCTACTAAAAAAGTAA
- a CDS encoding 3'-5' exonuclease gives MFKKILKSWNRKKLLDKRFDFLFDEPPFEEYVSLDCETTGLNPKKDEILSIGAVLVKENKVLMRNTFNIYLKPSKSINIESIKVHHLREIDLENAIEPNEAIYKLLEFIGSRPIVGYYIDFDATIISKYTKNLLGIKLPNEKIEVSSIYYDTKKSKDNYGFIDLKFDTIMKNLNIPTLGKHDALNDAIMTAMIFLKLKKYLKK, from the coding sequence ATGTTTAAAAAAATTTTAAAATCATGGAATAGAAAAAAGCTATTAGATAAAAGATTTGATTTTTTATTTGATGAGCCACCGTTTGAAGAGTATGTTAGTTTAGATTGTGAAACTACAGGATTAAATCCAAAAAAAGATGAGATTTTATCTATTGGTGCTGTTTTAGTTAAAGAGAATAAAGTTCTTATGAGAAATACATTTAATATATATTTAAAACCATCAAAAAGTATAAATATAGAATCAATTAAAGTTCACCACTTAAGAGAGATTGATTTAGAAAATGCAATAGAACCAAATGAAGCTATATATAAACTACTTGAATTTATAGGATCTCGTCCTATTGTTGGTTACTATATAGATTTTGATGCAACAATTATCTCAAAATATACAAAAAATTTACTTGGTATAAAACTACCAAATGAAAAAATAGAGGTATCATCAATATATTATGATACAAAAAAATCAAAAGATAACTACGGTTTTATAGATTTAAAATTTGACACTATTATGAAAAATCTCAATATTCCAACTTTAGGTAAACATGATGCATTAAATGATGCTATTATGACTGCTATGATTTTCTTAAAACTAAAAAAATATTTAAAAAAATAG
- a CDS encoding DUF485 domain-containing protein: MDEKLVDLIESNPKYKELVSKRNSLALKLGIFVLVMFYSFITVVAFNKDLFAIKVAEGYITTIAFPIALAILVISFLTTLIYVRRANGEFDDLTNGIKKDVREFL, translated from the coding sequence ATGGATGAGAAATTAGTTGATCTAATAGAGTCAAATCCTAAATATAAAGAGCTGGTTTCTAAAAGAAACTCATTAGCTTTAAAATTAGGAATTTTTGTTTTGGTAATGTTTTATTCATTTATCACAGTAGTTGCATTTAATAAAGATCTATTTGCAATAAAAGTAGCAGAAGGTTATATAACAACTATTGCATTTCCTATTGCATTAGCAATTTTAGTTATTAGCTTTTTAACAACGCTAATTTATGTAAGACGGGCAAATGGTGAGTTTGATGATCTTACAAATGGAATTAAAAAAGATGTAAGGGAGTTTTTATGA
- a CDS encoding cation acetate symporter gives MLKILSLLGLSSLALFAGDGENAVNIPAVIMFFVFIVATMGITKWAASKTKSASDFYTAGGGITGFQNGLAIAGDYMSAASFLGISGMIFLHGFDGMIYAIGFLVGWPIILFLMAEKLRNLGKFNFTDIAAYRLDEQKIRVLAAFGSLSVVTFYLIAQMVGAGKLIEVLFHIPYAWSVILVGALMIIYVTFGGMLATTWVQIIKAVLLLSGVTFIAIMVLYHYGFSFVSLATEAVSIHAKGEAILRPGPFVSDPVSAISLGLALMLGTAGLPHILMRFFTVGNAKEARKSVVYATGFVGYFYLIIGVVGLGAIVFLNTPEGAIFFDEAGKLIGGNNMAAVHLSEAVGGSVFLGFIAAVSFATILAVVAGLTLAASNSIAHDLYAIVIRKGQATDAEEMKVSKRTVLVIGIVAILLGFAFENQNIAFMVGLAFAIAASANFPILFLSIYWSKLTTRGAFIGGFIGLITAVVLVILSKTVWVGIFGFETAIFPYTQPALFSILAAFIGIWFFSITDKSARAEEDKAGFEAQKIRAETGIGADGAVSH, from the coding sequence ATGTTGAAAATATTATCTTTATTAGGGTTATCATCATTAGCACTATTTGCAGGTGATGGAGAGAACGCAGTTAATATTCCTGCTGTTATTATGTTTTTTGTATTTATCGTTGCTACAATGGGTATTACAAAATGGGCTGCTAGTAAAACAAAATCTGCTTCAGATTTCTATACAGCAGGTGGAGGAATCACTGGATTTCAAAATGGTCTAGCTATTGCTGGAGATTATATGTCTGCTGCTTCTTTTCTTGGTATTTCTGGAATGATTTTCCTACACGGTTTTGATGGTATGATTTATGCTATTGGATTCTTAGTTGGTTGGCCAATTATTCTATTCTTAATGGCTGAGAAATTAAGAAACTTAGGTAAATTCAACTTTACAGATATCGCTGCATATAGACTTGATGAACAAAAAATAAGAGTTTTAGCTGCATTTGGTTCTTTATCAGTTGTAACTTTCTATTTAATTGCTCAAATGGTTGGAGCTGGAAAACTAATTGAAGTATTATTCCATATTCCTTACGCTTGGTCTGTTATTTTAGTTGGAGCTTTAATGATTATTTATGTAACTTTTGGTGGTATGCTTGCAACTACTTGGGTACAAATTATTAAAGCTGTATTACTATTATCAGGTGTAACATTTATCGCTATTATGGTTTTATATCACTATGGATTCTCATTTGTTTCATTAGCAACTGAAGCTGTAAGTATACATGCTAAAGGTGAAGCTATTTTAAGACCAGGTCCATTCGTATCTGATCCTGTTTCTGCTATATCATTAGGACTTGCTTTAATGCTTGGAACTGCTGGTTTACCTCATATTCTTATGAGATTCTTTACAGTTGGAAATGCTAAAGAGGCTAGAAAATCTGTTGTTTATGCAACTGGTTTTGTTGGTTACTTCTACTTAATTATTGGAGTTGTTGGTTTAGGTGCTATTGTTTTCCTAAATACTCCTGAAGGTGCTATATTCTTTGATGAAGCTGGTAAATTAATTGGTGGAAACAATATGGCTGCAGTTCACTTATCTGAAGCTGTTGGTGGTTCTGTATTCTTAGGATTTATTGCTGCTGTTTCATTTGCTACAATTCTAGCAGTTGTTGCTGGTCTTACACTTGCTGCTTCTAACTCAATTGCACACGATTTATATGCAATCGTTATTAGAAAAGGTCAAGCTACAGATGCTGAAGAGATGAAAGTTTCTAAAAGAACAGTTCTTGTAATTGGTATTGTTGCAATTTTATTAGGATTTGCATTTGAAAATCAAAATATTGCATTCATGGTTGGTCTTGCATTTGCTATTGCTGCAAGTGCGAACTTCCCAATTTTATTTTTATCAATTTATTGGTCAAAATTAACAACTAGAGGTGCATTTATTGGTGGATTCATTGGTCTTATTACAGCTGTTGTATTAGTTATACTAAGTAAAACTGTATGGGTAGGTATCTTTGGATTTGAAACTGCTATATTCCCATATACTCAACCTGCACTATTCTCAATTCTTGCAGCGTTTATTGGAATTTGGTTCTTCTCAATCACTGATAAATCAGCTAGAGCAGAAGAGGATAAAGCTGGATTTGAAGCTCAAAAAATTAGAGCTGAAACTGGAATTGGTGCTGATGGAGCTGTATCACACTAA
- a CDS encoding cation acetate symporter — protein sequence MIRIITLLFLTSLTLFAAGDATFEGKRDLNLAAIAMFLVFIVGTLGITYWAAKRTKSASDFYTAGGGITGFQNGLAIAGDYMSAAAFLGVSGLIYMNGYDGIIYAVSFLVGWPVILFFMAEKLRNLGKFTFADIAAYRLGQKEIRTLAAFGSLSVVVLYLIAQMVGAGKLIQILFGMEYEYAVFMVGALMIIYVTFGGMLATTWVQIIKAVLLLSGVSFMAIMVLWHFGFNFESLAQTAVNNHAKGEEILKPGGFLSDPVSAISLGMALMLGTAGLPHVLMRFFTVGNAKEARKSVVYATGFVAYFWVIISIVGLGAIAFLNSAEGAQYFVDGKLFGGSNMASVHLSHMLGGNAFLGFISAVAFATILAVVSGLTLAGASAISHDIYANVINPNASDEKIVKISKITVIIVGIVGVTLGIAFESQNIAYMVGLAFGIAASANFPILFLSIYWSKLTTRGAFIGGFMGLITAVSLVILGPNVWVQILGNEKAIFPYAHPALFSVTVAFISIWFFSIIDNSKRATAERAMFRAQNVRANTGIGSAGAVSH from the coding sequence ATGATTAGAATAATAACTCTACTTTTTTTAACTTCACTTACTCTTTTTGCTGCAGGTGATGCAACTTTTGAGGGTAAAAGAGATTTAAATCTTGCAGCAATTGCAATGTTTTTAGTATTTATTGTTGGAACATTAGGAATTACTTATTGGGCGGCTAAAAGAACAAAATCTGCTAGTGATTTCTATACGGCTGGTGGAGGAATAACTGGATTCCAAAATGGTTTAGCAATTGCTGGAGACTACATGAGTGCAGCTGCATTTTTAGGAGTATCTGGACTTATTTATATGAATGGATATGATGGAATTATCTATGCTGTTTCATTTTTAGTTGGTTGGCCTGTAATTTTGTTTTTCATGGCTGAAAAATTAAGAAACTTAGGTAAATTTACATTTGCTGATATCGCTGCTTATAGATTAGGACAAAAAGAGATTAGAACTTTAGCTGCATTTGGTTCTTTATCTGTTGTTGTTTTATACTTAATTGCGCAAATGGTTGGGGCTGGAAAACTTATTCAAATTCTATTTGGTATGGAGTATGAGTATGCTGTATTTATGGTTGGAGCACTAATGATTATTTATGTAACATTTGGTGGAATGCTTGCAACTACTTGGGTACAAATTATTAAAGCTGTTTTACTTCTTTCTGGGGTTTCATTTATGGCTATTATGGTTTTATGGCACTTTGGATTTAATTTTGAATCATTAGCTCAAACTGCTGTAAATAATCATGCAAAAGGTGAAGAGATTTTAAAACCAGGTGGATTTTTAAGTGATCCAGTATCTGCTATCTCTTTAGGTATGGCTTTAATGCTTGGAACTGCTGGTCTTCCTCACGTACTAATGAGATTCTTTACAGTTGGAAATGCAAAAGAGGCTAGAAAATCTGTTGTTTATGCAACTGGATTTGTTGCATACTTTTGGGTAATTATCTCTATTGTTGGACTTGGAGCAATTGCATTTTTAAACAGTGCTGAAGGTGCTCAATATTTTGTTGATGGAAAACTATTTGGTGGATCTAATATGGCATCAGTTCACCTATCTCATATGCTTGGTGGAAATGCTTTCTTAGGATTTATTAGTGCTGTTGCATTTGCTACAATTTTGGCTGTTGTTTCTGGACTAACTCTTGCAGGTGCTAGTGCAATTTCACACGATATTTATGCGAATGTTATAAATCCAAATGCAAGTGATGAGAAAATTGTAAAAATTTCAAAAATAACTGTTATAATTGTAGGTATTGTTGGAGTTACACTTGGAATTGCATTTGAGTCTCAAAATATTGCATATATGGTTGGACTTGCATTTGGAATCGCTGCAAGTGCTAACTTCCCAATTTTGTTTTTATCAATTTATTGGTCAAAATTAACAACAAGAGGTGCATTTATTGGTGGATTTATGGGATTAATTACAGCAGTTTCTCTAGTAATTTTAGGTCCAAATGTTTGGGTACAAATTTTAGGAAATGAAAAAGCAATTTTCCCTTATGCTCACCCTGCACTATTCTCTGTTACAGTTGCCTTTATTTCAATTTGGTTCTTCTCTATAATTGATAACTCAAAACGAGCTACAGCAGAGAGAGCTATGTTTAGAGCTCAAAATGTTAGAGCTAACACTGGAATTGGTTCAGCAGGAGCAGTTTCACACTAA
- the pta gene encoding phosphate acetyltransferase, translating into MGLIENIKAKAKQNLRTIVLPESEDERVLKATEQVLKDKTANIILIGNEDTIKADSAKCGANIEGAKIIDPKKFANIDRYINELVELRKSKNLSKEEATNLMLNEPRFFGCMMVRLGDADGLVAGSNSPTADVLKAAIQVIKTAPGINTVSSTFIMETADGKFGDNGLILFADCAVIPDPTSEQLADIASATAATAASVVGLEPRVAMLSFSTKGSAAHPLVDKVTNACDILKQRGVNFEFDGELQADAAIVASVGSKKAPDSKVAGKANILVFPDLQSGNIGYKLVQRFANAEAHGPIIQGLNKPVNDLSRGCSVEDISNLVAITATQIK; encoded by the coding sequence ATGGGTTTAATTGAAAATATTAAAGCAAAAGCAAAACAAAATTTAAGAACTATCGTTCTTCCAGAAAGTGAAGATGAGAGAGTTTTAAAAGCTACTGAGCAAGTTTTAAAAGATAAGACTGCAAATATCATTTTAATAGGAAATGAAGATACTATAAAAGCAGACTCTGCAAAATGTGGTGCAAATATAGAAGGTGCAAAAATCATAGATCCAAAAAAATTTGCAAATATAGATAGATATATTAATGAGCTTGTTGAACTTAGAAAAAGTAAAAATCTTTCAAAAGAAGAAGCTACAAATTTAATGTTAAACGAACCAAGATTTTTTGGTTGTATGATGGTAAGACTTGGTGATGCTGATGGTTTAGTTGCAGGTTCAAACTCTCCAACTGCTGATGTTTTAAAAGCTGCAATTCAAGTTATTAAAACAGCACCTGGAATAAATACTGTTTCTTCTACATTTATTATGGAAACTGCTGATGGTAAATTTGGAGACAATGGTCTAATTTTATTTGCAGATTGTGCTGTTATTCCAGATCCAACATCTGAACAATTAGCAGATATTGCAAGTGCAACTGCTGCAACTGCTGCAAGTGTTGTTGGACTTGAGCCAAGAGTTGCAATGTTAAGCTTCTCTACAAAAGGAAGTGCTGCTCATCCACTTGTTGATAAAGTAACAAATGCTTGTGATATATTAAAACAAAGAGGTGTAAATTTTGAATTTGATGGTGAACTTCAAGCTGATGCTGCAATTGTTGCAAGTGTTGGTTCTAAAAAAGCTCCTGATTCAAAAGTTGCAGGAAAGGCAAACATTTTAGTATTCCCTGATTTACAATCTGGAAATATAGGTTACAAACTGGTTCAAAGATTTGCAAATGCAGAGGCTCATGGACCTATTATTCAAGGTTTAAATAAACCTGTAAATGACCTTTCAAGAGGTTGTTCTGTTGAAGATATTTCAAATTTAGTAGCTATTACAGCAACACAAATTAAATAA
- a CDS encoding putative nucleotidyltransferase substrate binding domain-containing protein translates to MQEQKKFISNIHPFNNLNTFELDDLVEELDIVYFKANSIVQAQDSNPEFLYFVLKGLIQEINDDEVLSVYSKGEIFDSVSLIKNHSKNSFVAIEESICYALKKERFMQILSSNQQLENYFFQSISDKLNNNILNEKNKDMANIMIAKVKDAKIHKAVVVDTNKTIFEAATIIKQEKIPTLLLKDENAEMYIVTDSDFRQKVILNRMDYDDLVVKIASKGLIYINEDDFLFNAQLQMAKHGLKRVVVKNDHDEIVGILDQISLSSFFATNTFAVSNQIINAETLEELKEASHSFIKIIKSLNAKGVKIEFISKLINQLNKKLLDKLYKLLAPKELIGKSCLVVMGSEGRAEQILRTDQDNALIISDDCSISEEKLREFTHLFTETLVDFGFPRCEGNIMVSNPYWCRKQSDFKELIYEWVNSPSGDNFMNIAIFYDALCVSGDIEIIKELKNYLFKISSNSQSFYTNFARVINSFDVPLGFFDGFVFNSKDEKHKDEIDIKRGGIFIIVQGIRSLSIQNRVLNTNTIKRINSLKELKVLDDESAKELIMAFNILNSLKLKASLEKLDKKEKIDNFVNPNRLTIMEKDLLKDSFKIVNRLKKRLENHFKLNYV, encoded by the coding sequence ATGCAAGAGCAAAAAAAATTTATTTCAAATATTCACCCATTTAATAATTTAAATACATTTGAGTTGGACGATTTAGTTGAAGAGCTAGATATTGTCTATTTTAAAGCAAACTCAATAGTTCAAGCACAAGATAGTAATCCAGAGTTTTTATATTTTGTTTTAAAAGGTTTAATTCAAGAGATAAACGATGATGAAGTTTTAAGTGTATATTCAAAAGGTGAGATATTTGATTCTGTATCTTTGATAAAAAATCATAGTAAAAATAGTTTTGTGGCTATCGAAGAGAGTATCTGTTACGCTCTTAAAAAAGAGAGATTTATGCAGATTTTAAGCTCAAATCAACAACTAGAAAACTATTTTTTTCAATCCATTTCAGATAAGTTAAACAATAATATCTTAAATGAAAAAAATAAAGATATGGCAAATATTATGATTGCCAAAGTTAAAGATGCAAAAATTCATAAAGCTGTAGTTGTTGATACAAACAAAACAATATTTGAAGCAGCTACAATCATAAAACAAGAGAAAATTCCAACACTATTATTAAAAGATGAAAATGCTGAAATGTATATTGTAACTGATTCAGATTTTAGACAAAAAGTTATTTTAAATAGAATGGATTATGATGATTTGGTTGTAAAAATTGCTTCTAAGGGATTAATTTATATAAATGAAGATGATTTTTTATTTAATGCTCAACTTCAAATGGCAAAACATGGATTAAAAAGAGTAGTTGTAAAAAATGACCATGATGAGATTGTTGGAATTCTTGATCAAATATCTCTTTCATCATTTTTTGCAACAAATACTTTTGCAGTTTCAAATCAAATAATTAATGCTGAAACATTAGAAGAGCTAAAAGAGGCTTCACACTCATTTATAAAAATAATTAAATCACTAAATGCAAAAGGTGTAAAAATAGAGTTTATCTCTAAATTAATAAATCAACTAAATAAAAAACTTCTTGATAAACTATATAAACTTTTAGCTCCAAAAGAGCTTATTGGAAAATCTTGTTTAGTTGTAATGGGAAGCGAAGGAAGAGCTGAACAAATACTAAGAACCGATCAAGACAATGCACTCATTATTTCAGATGATTGCTCTATTAGTGAAGAAAAACTAAGAGAGTTTACTCATCTTTTTACAGAGACTTTAGTTGATTTTGGATTTCCTAGATGTGAAGGAAATATAATGGTTTCAAATCCATATTGGTGCAGAAAACAAAGCGATTTTAAAGAGCTTATTTATGAGTGGGTAAATAGTCCAAGTGGTGATAACTTTATGAATATTGCAATATTTTATGATGCACTTTGTGTATCTGGAGATATTGAAATTATTAAAGAGTTAAAAAATTATCTATTTAAAATATCTTCAAACTCTCAAAGTTTTTATACAAATTTTGCAAGAGTTATAAATAGTTTTGATGTTCCTTTAGGGTTTTTTGATGGTTTTGTATTTAATAGCAAAGATGAAAAACATAAAGATGAGATTGATATAAAAAGAGGTGGTATTTTTATAATTGTTCAAGGAATTAGATCTTTAAGTATTCAAAACAGAGTTTTAAATACAAATACAATAAAAAGAATAAATAGCTTAAAAGAGTTAAAAGTTTTAGATGATGAGAGCGCAAAAGAGTTGATTATGGCATTTAATATTTTAAATAGTTTAAAACTAAAAGCTAGTTTAGAGAAACTTGATAAAAAAGAGAAGATAGATAATTTTGTAAATCCAAATAGATTAACAATTATGGAAAAAGATTTACTAAAAGACTCTTTTAAAATAGTAAATAGACTAAAAAAACGATTAGAAAACCACTTTAAGCTTAACTATGTTTAG